Sequence from the Microbacterium dextranolyticum genome:
AGAAGCCGGATCATGCGAACTTCTCCAAAGTGAGCTCGACGGTCAGTTGCGTTCCTCCGCCGGGGTGGGTGTCGATGGTGAGGCTGCCACCGAGTTGTTCTGCGCGTTCGCGAATCGCTTGGAGCCCGAACGAATCTGAGCGCCCGCGCGACCCGATGGTCGCGATGTGGGGGTCGAAGCCTTCACCGTCGTCGGCGATGGTGAACTGAAGTCGCTCGTGATCGGCGGCGAGAGTGATGGTCGCGGTGGTGGCATGCGCGTGCTGGATGGCGTTGGCGATGGCTCCCTGCGCGATTCGCAGGAGCGCCGTCTGGACCTGCATGGGCAGATCGACCGTGTCGGATACACGCACGTTGACGTGGAGTCCTTGCGCTGCCCATTGGGAGTCGGCGAGCCTCCGCAGTGCCCCGCCGAGTCCCCGGTCGTCAAGGTCGGGTGGGGTGAGTTCGCGGATGAACCGGCGTGCATCGGCAAGATTGCCGGCTGCCGTCTCTCGGGCGAGGCGGATGTGTTCGGCGCCAGGGCGATCAGGGTCGGCTCTTTCGGCGGCGTAGAGGAGCATCTGGATGCTGGAGAGGCCCTGCGCGACGGTGTCGTGAATTTCGCGGGCCAGCCGGGCGCGTTCGGCGAGGACTCCGGATTCGTGTTCGGTTGCGGCGAGCTGTCCTCGGGTGGCGAGCAGCTCGCCCATGAGGGTCTCGCGTTGTTGCGCCTCGCGGGCCAGAGCCTGGTAGCCGAGACCGATCAGGAGGGCGACTCCTGCGCCGATTAGTGGGCCGACGACTCCCGCGAGACTCCATCCGTTGTGGATGCCAAGCGCACAGATGGCAGTCACGGTAGCGACGACGATCGCGGC
This genomic interval carries:
- a CDS encoding sensor histidine kinase yields the protein MPHTALTPVFVGLRTGLHVLFAALAVLVIVRAVISPTESSVAAIVLTLVMIATYGVGAVKTRTTGQSARALRLLWLAALTLEWVVLLWLTPEAAYLVFPLFFLYLHLLGPWWGAAAIVVATVTAICALGIHNGWSLAGVVGPLIGAGVALLIGLGYQALAREAQQRETLMGELLATRGQLAATEHESGVLAERARLAREIHDTVAQGLSSIQMLLYAAERADPDRPGAEHIRLARETAAGNLADARRFIRELTPPDLDDRGLGGALRRLADSQWAAQGLHVNVRVSDTVDLPMQVQTALLRIAQGAIANAIQHAHATTATITLAADHERLQFTIADDGEGFDPHIATIGSRGRSDSFGLQAIRERAEQLGGSLTIDTHPGGGTQLTVELTLEKFA